The nucleotide window ACTATATCATCATCCAACAAGTAACAAGTGAGTATCACACATACCTGCCCTAACTCTGGGTCCTGAACAACTGTACCATTGCAACAGAACTCCTTCTTAAGGTCTTTAAGTATCTTGTTGTAGCTGAATTCTTTCTTCAATCCCTGAACAGTTGTCAAGCTTTTCCTACCATTCCGCTGCTGTATGCGAATATGCACATACTCTTTTGACCCAGCACCCGAGTCCTCAGCATTTGCCTCAGCAAAAGGATCTACAAAGTATCATCACACACCCCCAACAAGGGTTCATATATTATTTACACAACCAATCACAATACAGCTCGTAACCATGTATTCCACACCAAAATACATGCCAAGTTATTCATCAGCATCAAAATTTTtccaacaaatcaaaacacaaataataataataataataatcaatccACATATAACACTTGTACAGAAGTTGCAAGGTAGAACATACCGAAGGTAGTAGGAATCTGAGCGTCTAATTCAGACATGAACCTTAACTCTCTCTCAGAAACAAAGGTCCTACCAACAGATTGTTGAAACCTGGAATCAAAATCAACATGTTAGTTCTATTACTACAACAAAAAGCTCAGCAACAACACAACACATCatcatcaaaaattaaaaatcactttttacTAATCCTCCACAGGTATACATCAAAATCGAAGTATAGTAATAAACCACCCAGATGATAAAATCATTCCAAATCAGCAGTAACGAGACGATTCGATATTTGTTGAGAAACGAGACTTACCCAAAGTTTGAAACCGAAAATTACCAAGGAAAAAGTAACGGgaccttaaaaaataaaaaaataaaaacacaaagggAGCTATTTTCTTAAGTCTAAGAAGGTACAGAAGATATTAACCACGAGAAGGGTAATAATTGTAAGATAGCATATGAATCGCAAGCTAGATCTGAATTACAAAACTTGATCATGCATACTGTTTCTACATGGAGAATCCGATTGAAATCAAACAAAACCCCCAAAAATTTATAGAGaaaatatattgaattttagCTTCGATTAAGAAAGAACTTAGGGAGAAATTAATTGAAACAAAATTAGAtcttaaaacaataaaaaagggGATAACATAAACGGAAAACAATTAGATGTTACCTGCTCCTAGTTAGGGTTTCGATATGGCAAGAACGAGGGTGAAAAAACCGAATCGGATTGAAACCCTAAATTGGATAAGGCAGAACCTTTCTCTCTCTGTGACGACTGCAGTGTTTCGAAGGAGAGAAAGTGAGAACGAGATTtcatgaaagaaagaaaatatagagAAACGTGAGCTGTGAGGTTAAGTTGAGCATCACGTGTGAAGTTATACTTCTACTCTCAGAAGTGGCTAATGTAAATCACGCGCTTGGGTGAGTACACGTGTATAAATATCTCGGCGAGTTAGTTAGCTGAGTTGTTGAGAAAGAGTGAGGATAGAAAGATAGAGATTTGGTAGAAGGATAAAGATGTCAATTCACATAAAGCAAAGTACTATCATACTAGGGCATGCTTGctattaagaaaattaaaaggataaattttaaattcgaaATAGTAAATGACTAAATTATACTTAAAAACCCTCCAAAGTTTGACCAAGTAAGTCATACATacatatttgtatattttgggcCAACGTACGTTTTAGCGGCCCAAGGAGTTATGGTACCTGGAAGCCAGGTCCAGGTTCAAATGTTCAATGAAGGCATTACAAGGCCTGGTCTAATGATAACTATGTAAGTCTTCTTAGCTAGATCAAAAAAGGCCGAAGAATTTAGCTCAAGTGGTATTTCACTCTTCTTTACTATTAAGATCTAGAGTTCAAATTCTAGAA belongs to Arachis duranensis cultivar V14167 chromosome 8, aradu.V14167.gnm2.J7QH, whole genome shotgun sequence and includes:
- the LOC107462433 gene encoding protein translation factor SUI1 homolog 1; protein product: MSELDAQIPTTFDPFAEANAEDSGAGSKEYVHIRIQQRNGRKSLTTVQGLKKEFSYNKILKDLKKEFCCNGTVVQDPELGQVIQLQGDQRKNVSTFLVQAGIVKKEHIKIHGF